AAGGAACTCCCGCCACCGGCAAGAGCCCAATCACCATCCCGACATTCACCAACCAATGCCAAAAAATAACGGATGTGGCTCCCACTACCAACAAAGTTGCAAAGCGATCGTGGGCTTTCGTGGCGATGCGGAGCATGGATAAGATCAGCGCTAAGAACAGAGCCAGGACTCCAAACGCCCCCACAAAGCCCCATTCTTCTGCCAAAACCGAGAAAACAAAGTCTGTGTGGTTCTCAGGTAAGAACGAAAGTTGCGTTTGAGTGCCCTCACCGTAGCCCTTGCCTAAAAATTGGCCTGACCCAACGGCGATAATCGACTGCATGGCTTGATAGCCTTTTCCTCTCACATCGGCATCGGGATCCAGAAACGTATAGACTCGATGCTTCTGGTAATCATGCAAGAAGAAGTTCCAACCAATCACTGCAGCACTGATGGCCACAACTCCGATCAACACCAAGGAAAAAGTCCGGACTCCACAAAAAAGCACCATCGTTCCAGAAATGGCTAAAACAATGGTCCCAGTCGCTAAGTCCGGTTCTACGGCGATCAGCAAAAAGGGTACCAGCATCACATCTCCAAGCGCGACCCAACGTTCCAAACGAAAACCTTCTCTCATGATCACTTGAATGGAAAGAAACAGCCAACCAACAGCCAATAGGATCAACAGGATCGCCGCGATGCGATACTCTGGAAACTTCTTGATCACCCCAATCGCCACTCCAATCAGGGCAAGAGGCCTGGATGGGTTCAGAGGGCGCAAAATGTCTAAGAGGCCATAACCGCCTGCCATTTGAAAGTTTGTACAATAACGAGCGGTTGCAAGCACAGCAGCGATTTTCGCTAATTCAGACGGCTGCAAACGCATAAAGCCCAAATCAATCCAACGTTGCCCCCCTTTGGCCACAATGCCAAAAACAAGCACACCCAATAAAAGGCCCATCACAGCGATGTAGAAAGGATAAGCCACCCACTCCAGGGTTCGCGTTTGAACAAAAACAATCACCACACCCAAAGTCACTGCTATCCCCAGCCAAATCAATTGATAAATGTACAAGTTAGGCTGAGTCGCTTTGGCAGCGGAAAAAATATTCACCACCCCAATCAAACACAAGAGCATCGCATAAACAAAGAGACCTAATGGAAATCGAACTCGAAAAGAACTATTTTTGCTTCGCATACCGACCTTTCATTCGAACTTTTTCAAACCAAGTCTTGATCACCTCAACCACCACAGGAGCGGAGGTTGAACCTCCGAAGCCTCCATGCTCAGTCATGGCAACGACCACGATTTCAGGTTTATCCGCTGGAGCAAATCCCACAAACCACGCATGATCACGCTCCCAATACGCCACTTTGCTCGGATCTAAGTGCTTCACCGCTTTGGACAAACGAACCACCTGAGCGGTCCCCGTTTTTCCACCGATCACCACTCCAGACTCTTTGAGCCATTGAGCCAATTCTGGCAAATCAGACCGATAGCGCAAGGCATGGACGGTTCCACCCGGTTCAAAAACATGAGACAACGCTTCCTTGACCAACCCCAAATTCCGAACGCTGTCTTTTAAATGAGCCACGGGCACAGGTTTCTTGACTTCTATGCGATGACCTTCTACGTCTTGGATTTCGCGAACCAACTGAGGACGATAGAGTGTACCTCCGTTAACAATCGCATCGTAAGCGACCGCGAGTTGCAAAGGCGTTACGGCAACATCTCCTTGCCCGATTCCACTGTTGACGACCTGGCCGGAGGTATAATAACCAAGTCGCTTCTTATAATAAGCCTGATCAGGCATGATGCCCGGAATCTCCATATCCAACTCGACTCCCGTTTTTCTACCAAAACCAAGCAGTCGTGCGGTCTGGGCCAAACGTTCGGAGCCTAGTTCATAAGCCAAGTTGTAGAAAAATGCATCGCACGACGTCTTTAGCGCTTCGATGACATCGACACTCCCATGCCCTTCTCGTTTGTAACAGCGCCAGCTCGCTCGACCAAGATGAAATAAACCATTGCAATATTTTCGATCCCTGAGCCCGACTAATTCGTGTTCAAATCCAGCCACTGCGGTAATCGCTTTAAAAGTGCTACCTGGAGCGTAGTGCTCTTGGATGGATTTATTGAGCCAAGGTTTTAAGGGATCGAGGGTGAGACTCTGAAATGCTTTTCGATTATTTCGTGCAAGAAGGCGATTGGGATCGTAGTTTGGGAAACTGGCCATCGCCAAAACAAAACCGGTCCCCACTTCTAGAGCAACAATGGAACCCGCCTTCCCTGAAAATGCTTTCTCAGCGGCTGCTTGCAGCTCTGCATCCATCGATAACACGATCGACTTCCCAGGAATGGAAGGTTCTACTCGATCATCGCCCAACCAGTCTTGTTCCAGCGCATCCGAATACCGCCTCCCCTTGGCATCGACTACCACTCGTTCGAAGCCATCCACTCCTCGAAGAACCGATTCGTACACGAGCTCGATCCCTTTTCGCCCCATCTTTTGACCTTGCCGATAATCGGTTTTTTTTTGAAGCTCA
This region of Myxococcaceae bacterium genomic DNA includes:
- the mrdA gene encoding penicillin-binding protein 2; the encoded protein is MVFSDRKFALLNIVPVIIFVLLGVRLFYLQLIRGDYYLDRSESNFIQERLIPHSRGLIMDQAGVILVDNRPSHDLYITFSLFPDVQSTVKRMAPWLHYKRADMRRAAEQIQAAKTEFTLKKLNSQSCQGLESWMQSNPISGAFLQDCDLVIDPLMFPNQAGALIELTQLLGISAEEMEVYWKAAAKKSSGLGQYKAILLVPDLDFEAYARLESAISLGTLPGLSLFDSIRRRYVNGPMAAHALGYVNEISASELQKKTDYRQGQKMGRKGIELVYESVLRGVDGFERVVVDAKGRRYSDALEQDWLGDDRVEPSIPGKSIVLSMDAELQAAAEKAFSGKAGSIVALEVGTGFVLAMASFPNYDPNRLLARNNRKAFQSLTLDPLKPWLNKSIQEHYAPGSTFKAITAVAGFEHELVGLRDRKYCNGLFHLGRASWRCYKREGHGSVDVIEALKTSCDAFFYNLAYELGSERLAQTARLLGFGRKTGVELDMEIPGIMPDQAYYKKRLGYYTSGQVVNSGIGQGDVAVTPLQLAVAYDAIVNGGTLYRPQLVREIQDVEGHRIEVKKPVPVAHLKDSVRNLGLVKEALSHVFEPGGTVHALRYRSDLPELAQWLKESGVVIGGKTGTAQVVRLSKAVKHLDPSKVAYWERDHAWFVGFAPADKPEIVVVAMTEHGGFGGSTSAPVVVEVIKTWFEKVRMKGRYAKQK
- a CDS encoding rod shape-determining protein RodA, which translates into the protein MRSKNSSFRVRFPLGLFVYAMLLCLIGVVNIFSAAKATQPNLYIYQLIWLGIAVTLGVVIVFVQTRTLEWVAYPFYIAVMGLLLGVLVFGIVAKGGQRWIDLGFMRLQPSELAKIAAVLATARYCTNFQMAGGYGLLDILRPLNPSRPLALIGVAIGVIKKFPEYRIAAILLILLAVGWLFLSIQVIMREGFRLERWVALGDVMLVPFLLIAVEPDLATGTIVLAISGTMVLFCGVRTFSLVLIGVVAISAAVIGWNFFLHDYQKHRVYTFLDPDADVRGKGYQAMQSIIAVGSGQFLGKGYGEGTQTQLSFLPENHTDFVFSVLAEEWGFVGAFGVLALFLALILSMLRIATKAHDRFATLLVVGATSVIFWHWLVNVGMVIGLLPVAGVPLPFVSYGGASMLIQIAALSICINVAIWRKVK